In Glycine max cultivar Williams 82 chromosome 10, Glycine_max_v4.0, whole genome shotgun sequence, the DNA window ACATGCGGAAAAGTACAGTGATAGAGAGGCAACCGAAAAGTTTTCGCCAGAAAATGAGCAGTAAGCTGAAGGTGTTTGCCGGAAAAGACGCTAAAAAGAGACAACGACAGGATAGACAACAGAAATTCTTTGCCAGAAAATCAATGGCAAGTAGGAGGCGATGGCAAACCACTGACTAAAATTCTCACAAGAACCCGAAGCAGCCATGAGGGtgcaggaaaagaaaaaaaacagtacCTGCAACAAAAAAAAGCTGGAAAAACAAATGGGTTACAAAAGAGAGACCACATCAAACGAGGTCGGAATGGCTCCAAATGGCAGGGGTAGATGTGTGAGGAAGGGATGTTGCCAGAGGTGGAAGCTTGCCGGCAAAGGCATCGTGATGTGCCAGAGAACGGTGACGCGCAAGTGCTGTTTGGCAAGAGTGTTGCTGGACTGTTCACGACGTCATGACCACCATCGTGTAGATCGGTGGATGGCAATGCTGATGGTGGGGTCAACAGCCGGAGTGGTGGTCGGAGCAGTGACAGTGGCTGGAAAAAGAAACTTCGGAAAGTAGAGAAAAAAGGTCGCCCAAATAGAGGGCGACGAGAAAAGGGGCagctagaagaaggtccactgGAATGCGGAAAAAGGTCGCCGGAATAAGTGTGATGACTAGAAAGTTCCACTAGGGACATGGGGGGACAGTATGCCCCCGGTGGAGGACGCTTTTCGTTATTCCCTCAacttggctctgataccatgcaaaatgagagaaaatagaGGAATAATAGACTGAAACTGTGTGTTTGAGTACACAACGGATGCTTGTTTATACAGACAGGTAGTATTGATTACACATAATTAGAGGATATTCAGTTTCCTCTAAATCGGATCCTCTAAATCAGATATCATATCCTATCTCATCATTATACATTAAATTCCTGATTCTCAACAGTTAGAATATTTGggattatttgtattttgtatgAACTCTTGCTACATTTGTACTTAGATCTagattattagtataaataagaGTCCTTATTTCACATCACAACTCACATTTATTCAGAATCCTATTAGAGGATGtattctctcttttctcctttCTGTCAAATTGCTAAAATTTCAACAATAGTAACTGTTTAATGTTACACGGACACCCCCTATATAGGAGGCTGTTGTAAACGTTAAACAAAAGGGGTATTGTGTGTGATTCAAAAAAACCTCAGGAGGTGTTCATTTAATTTGCTCATAAAACTTGCTACAACATTTTGTAAAGTTGTACTTTCTATATGGAACTTACTTTCGGTAGATGTTTAACATATGTTGTGACAGTTCTGAAAACTAAGTTGAGTACTACAACTTGAGTGTTGCCATATCACTTGATATAGCAATACTGTCATGGCATCCAAATTGAACATTTGGGGCCAGCAGTTATGAATGACAACTTTTCTGTTCAACACAACTCTGGGTGGTTTGATAAACTTCTGTAGGCATCAATTTTTGTTGGTAGTATGTTTATTATGACTTGAGTGGTTTGCTacattaaatttgtttgaatCTAGTCAATCTACCTGCTTATGGTTCCAACCTAAGTTGCAATTGTTTCGCAGTCAAAAAGGGCACTTCAAGGGGATGCTTTTTCACAAAGTAATTAAGCACTACGTGATTCAGGCTGGGGATAACCAAGGACAAGGAGCTACTGAAGACTGGAACTTGAGAGGAAAGCAACATACAATTACTAGGTTTTCTTATTCTTCTGGTTTCTGCAATTTAAGTTTCTGATATATTCATACATAGTGACAGTAATGATCTACTAGTTGCATAGTTTTCTAATTGATGGACATTGTGATTATTAACTagtatgaaacatgaagcaTTCATGCTTGGAACTTCCAAGGGCAAACACCACAACAAGGGATTTGATCTTTTCATTACAACTGCACCAATACCAGATCTAAATGAGAAAATTATTGTGTTTGGGCAAGTCATCAAGGGAGAGGATGTTGTCCAGGTGACTGAATTTGCTTTATTCTCATCATGTCTGCAATATTGCGAGCAGAAATCTGTTTTCCCTTTACTTTTGTTGCTTATTTTATCCTTTCcagtttttttccttttcccatTAGTTAAGAAGGCTTTTCTGCTCGTTTTTTCATGAGTTGACTGTTAacaattgttatattttaaaattaattcaaacaaCAAAGGTTATAAGTGTTTTCAAAACCAATATTTGTAGATTTATCACCTTGCAGGTGTTtacaaatcatttttaaaactaGGTAATAATCACTATAATGGTTGTAGAAGGTAGATACCATAAACTATTGAGTATTGACTATTGACGTCTGTATAATTGGAGTTAAAATTCTGAGATTTTCTGTTGTGCTTGGAATGAAAATACATGAAGCTGTTCGAATATCAGTTATGTTACTTTATGTTTCTTGTTTCTGTGCAATGTCAAGGAGTTTCATGATTAAGGTTGATATTGAAATGTTTGTAATTCTGTGCCAGGAAATTGAAGAAGTGGATACAGATGAACATTACAAGCCTAAAGTATCTATCGGGATACTTGATGTGACTCTTAAACAAAAGGTCTGAAGGTTCTCTGCTAGATCAAGATCATAATTAGCTGTGATACTTAGTCATAACCTGTTTTCGGGGACACTGGTCAAGTCTTTTTGTATAGGGATGAACCTTGAGAATTTTGCCTGGGGTGCATCTATCAAGTGTTTGAGCCTTGATGTTGTTTTTGCTATTGCATTTTTAGTTAACACAGGGATTATGCAATCTCCTTTCCTTACATCCTGTCATTTTAtctgtttgtttttctttcttttctttgaaaaaattgggGGGCGGGTTAGGTTTGTTGGAAGGGTTTTGCATTTTGCTTGTAAGGTTTGGtaatatcacatttttttttggcattacTTTTCATTTGTAACCTCAATGAGATCACAGGATCACTTCCTTATGCAGTTCATGACTTAATGTATCATTTGTGTTTCCATTGATGGCCAATTTGGCGGTGAGTCAGAATGGTAAAGCtttgtaagtcatattttcaTTTGGCTATAAAAGTCAACCATTAACATCATTGACATAGTAGCAGTTGGAGAGTGACTACTTTTATCCTTTCTTTTGTTGAGGTTCTAAGAAATTTGCCACTCAAGCTAAACATTTAACATTCTGATGGAATCAAGTCCTAGGAAATGAAACTTAGTGTTTTTGTGCAATTAGTATGATATGCCATTATCAGTCTTGGCAAATATGAAGTGTACAGTTGGAATAAGCTGGCAAAACAAAGTCTGAAACTTGTTTAGTTATCTTCTTTGCCAATAGATTGACTATCCTGTATGAGGTTCTTGTCACCCTGGTTGGAGGTAAAGCTACTTTTTGCAGTGGCCTAACTCCGGAGAGAccgaaatattattttaagcaACAATT includes these proteins:
- the CYP51 gene encoding peptidyl-prolyl cis-trans isomerase CYP51 — encoded protein: MARIKPQALLQQSKRKKGPSRISAATVIFYFLILALLGFFLFASYRHWSSRSRLQSEDHLSVSEGENTFVDSKKSELPGYAVLNTSKGSIIIELYKESAPEVVDEFIDLCQKGHFKGMLFHKVIKHYVIQAGDNQGQGATEDWNLRGKQHTITSMKHEAFMLGTSKGKHHNKGFDLFITTAPIPDLNEKIIVFGQVIKGEDVVQEIEEVDTDEHYKPKVSIGILDVTLKQKV